GCGATATCGATCGCGGGCGCGTTCATGCCGAAGGGCATGAAGCTCGGCATTGGATCGGCGACGATCGAGTTGCCTTTCAGATCGCGAATCTGATCGAGGAAGCGCTCGACGTCGGCGACGTCGCCGGGCGAGGTCTTGCCGCCCGCGGTGATTTCCCACTTGCCGCCCGGCGCGCGCTTGATCGTGAACTGCTCGTTGGTTTCCTTCACGTTGATGGAATCGACCGCAGCGGGGTCGAATGCGAACACCGTCTTGTCGCGGAAATCGAGCAGCGAGCGATTCACTCCCGACATCACGTATTCGTGAACGGTATACACCGGAGCGCGCTCGCCGCGGCGCACGTAGATTCCGTCCTTGCCCGATTCGGTCTGCTTGAAGCCGAAGAGCAGCGACTGCTGGGTGCCGTCTTTGAGATAAACGGTGATCGTCGCATGCGGTTTTTCGAGGCCGAATTTGGCGACATCAGAGGGCGTATCGGTGATGAAATCGGCGACCTTGGCGTTGACCAGCTCGCTGATCGCCTCGCGCACTACAGTGTCATCGGCCTTGTAGGGAGCGGGTTTCACGATTTTCCAGTTGTCGCCGTTGCGATCGATTTCGATCGTCGTGCCGTCGTCCTTGATCAGCTCGAGTTTCTGCACGTCTTCGGCCTTGAAGGTCATGAGATCGCGATCGCGCAGCTCGGAGAGCGTCTTGTTCATGCCCGACTGGAACGCTGCCTGCGTGAGCATCACAGCCGGCTTGTCGGTCGTCTTGATATAGGCGTTGAAACCAATCGGCGTGGTCTTGCCGATTTCGATCCCAGGCAAGGTCTTGCCGTCGAAAGTCGTGATCGTGACGGTCGAGTTCGGATTGACCAGACCAAACGGCGCGAGATCCGCCGGCTTGTCATCCACGGTTTTGACGAGCTGACAATCAGCTATCGCGCGCGCCAAGTTGTTGGCCGCGGTCTGGTCGGCGTCAGCGCCAATCGGCCTGGTGATCATCCAGGTGCCGCCCTTTTTGCGCTCGAGCTGAATTTCGCGGTCAGGATATTTGAGATCGATCTTCGCGATATCGGCGGAGTCGATCTTCATCAGCTTCTGCGTTTGCTCGGCCGGCTGGGAGAACTTGCCGACGTAGAGCGCATAGCCGCCGATCACAATCAGCACAGCGAGCGCGATAATCGTGTTGCGAAAGCTCATCGGAGAATCAGAACCACCGCGCGCCGGCTAGTTGCGCCGTTCCCACCATACTGCGATGCCCGCGATCAGCAGCAGCTCGGGCAAGAGAAGCACCGCCAGCGCGAATACGATCGCGAACTGATCGACGGTCAGGCGGAAGCGCGACGCGCGAATCGAACGCGGTCGAATGGAAATCTGATTTTCCTCGCCCGACAGCCAGTCGGTGCTGTTGATGAAGAAATCGCGATTGTAGAACGTGGTGCCGTACTGATTGTTGGCGAAATCGGTGCTGCCGATCACGACGATCTTGGCGTCGCCCTTGCCGGCTTTCATGGCATCGAGGTCGGCCTCGACCGCCTCGGCAACTGTGAGCGGACCGCGGATGTCTTTCGCGTCGAGCTGCGCTTTTTGCTGGCGGAAGAGGGTGTCGAGATCAGTCTCGCCCCAAGAGCTGTCGCTGGTCTTGGCGAGCGAGGTGACGGTCAGGCCATCGGGCAGTTTGCTTTGCGCGCCGATCGATCGCGCCATCGGAAAAACCGTCTGCTGCGTGAAGTCCTTGGTAATCGGATGCACGCCGTAGCTATGCACCATCGGATTGAGGCCCAATTCGGGACCCGCGAAGAGCCGCACGACCTGGTCAACGATAATGTCGTTATCGACGGTCACGCCCCAGTCGCCGAGCAGCTTGATCAGCGCCGTTTCGTCGATCGGCTGATCGGGACGTTGCGGGCGAAGAGTCACGAGCACACGGCCGCCGCGCTTGAGATATTCGGTGAGCGCGTCGATCTCATGCGGGAGCAGCGGCTTCACCGGACCCGCAATCGCCAGCAAGTTGATATCGTCTGCGACCTTGGGCTGCGAGGCGAGCAGCAGCTTGCGCACCTCGTAGCCCTCGCCTTCGAGATCCTTGCGGATCGAGCCGTACCCGGTTGGGTCGTCGTTACTGTCGATATCAGCTTCGCCGTGGCCGTCGAGGAACGCGATCACTTTCTTGGTCGAGCGCGTGACGCGCACGATCGCGTTGGTCAGCGCCTCTTCGGAAAGATCGGTGACGTTGGTGCCGTCGCCCTCGTCGCCGCCGTATTGCAGATGCGTGGTGCCCATCACCGAGACCTTGTAGCGCTCGGCGAGCTCGGGATGCTTGTCGGGATCGACCATCTCGAACGTCACCTTGGGCGACGCGTAAGCATACATGTCGTAGATGTCGCGGGCCTGCGGGCTTTCACCGCCCTGGAAGAACCCGTACAGCTTGAGCGGCTTCTGAAGATTCTTGACGACGCTGACGGACTGGCTCGAGAGGCTGTAAACCTTTTCCGAGGTCAGATCGATTCGCGAATGATGGAGCGATCCGAGGTAGTTAATCGCACACAGGATCAGGATGAAGACTATCGAGTAGAGCAGCGCGTTGAGGCCGTAGCGCGTCGAGCGCGATCCCGCAAGTGACGCGAGATCCGAGTAGCTCGACATGATCCAGAGGATCAGTGCGAACACGCCCGCGACGACGTTGGCCCAGACGAAGAGCTTGAAGCCGGCCGAGATGAAATAATCGATCAGCCCGAACGAGAGCAGGACTAGACCCAGGATTCCGTAGAGCGCCGACGATCTTCGCATGGTCTGTTACCGCCAGCGCACCGACTCAACCGCGCGTTGAGTGAGGAAGAGCGCGACCGTGATCACGCTCGCGAAGTAGATGAGGTCGCGCGTATCGACAATCCCGGAGACCATCTGGCCGAAATGATCCGGGAGCGACAGGTAGCGCAGCAGGTCGCCAAATTGCGAGCCACCAGCTTGCGCCGGCCACGAGATCACGTACAGGAGCAGCAGGATACCGAAGCAGCTGATCGCCGCGATGATCTGGTTCTGGGTGAGTGAGCTGGTGAACAGCCCGACCGAGACGAAGGTAATAGAGAGCAGCGCAAGTCCGATGTATCCGGCCATCATCACGCCGACTTCGGGATTCCCGAACATCACGAGGATGAGCGGGAAGATTCCGGCCAGGCCGATCATGATTAGCATGAAGACTGCGGCCGCGATGAACTTGCCGGCGACGATCTCGCCAGTGCGCACGGGCGCGGTGAGCAGCAGCTCGTAAGTGCCGGTGCGCTTTTCCTCGGCGAAGCTGCGCATCGTGATCGCCGGGACCAGGATGACGAGCACGATCGCCAGATTGTGCAGAAGCGGCTCGATCACGGCGCTATTGAGATTCAAGCGCGCCAGCACCTGCGGATTCTGCATCGCGGTGTACGCGTTCAGCATCACTTCGAAGTAGCGCAGCATGTTGAAAAAGAAGAAGCCGCCCAGCAGCAGGAATACCGACATCACCACGTAGGCGACCGGTTGTACGAAGTAACCCGCGAGCTCCTTGCCCGCGATTGTGATTGCGTTCTTCATGTCGCGGTGTGCGAGGATCAGGTGTGTCCCGCCCCCACCTCCTCCAACGTCTCTTCGGCGGAGCCACTCTCGGCATGACCCTCTTTGGCGATGGCGTGCAGGAACACATCTTCGAGCGAGGTGCCGGCCGGCAGCTGAGCGAGATATTCCTGGAGCACGACGTGGCCGTCAGCGATAATCACGACCTTGTCGCAGATCTGAGAGACCTCGGGCAGGATATGCGTCGAGAGCACGACCGTGCGGTTGCCGGCCAGCTCGTGGATGAGCCCGCGAATCTCGTGAATCTGCCGCGGGTCGAGACCGATCGTCGGCTCGTCGAGCACCAGGACCGGCGGATCATGGATAAGAGCCTGCGCGAGTCCGACGCGCTGCCGATAGCCCTTGGAGAGCTGACCGCATATGCGCCCGGCCATGTCGGTCAGGCCGCATACGTTGAGAACATGATCCAGGGCCGCATCGACCTTGCTCTTTGATACGCCGCGCAGCCGCGCGACGAAACGCAGATACGCCTCGACGCGCATATCGGTGTAGAGCGGAGGGTTTTCCGGCAGGTAGCCGATCTTGGCGCGCGCGGCGAGCGAGTTGCTGAAAATATCCAGGCCGTCGATCAGGACGGTGCCCGACGTCGCCGGCATAAAGCCGGTGATGATGCGCATCGTGGTGGTCTTGCCCGCGCCGTTGGGGCCGAGGAAGCCCAGGATCGAACCGCTTTCGGCTTTGAAAGAGATTCCTTTTACTGCGACGAAGTTGCCGTAGCTCTTTACTAGGTTCTTGACCTCGATCATTCGGATCGTCCGATCTGACTCGTTTGATGAAACCGCCGGTTATTGATCCCGACGGTGCAGCAGTGCCGCGAATTCAAATTACCCGCGGCGATCGAAGAAATAAACACGCGAGTTGGCACTGTCAATACGGTACTCTGCTGACCGCGCGTTATCGTACTTTTACTTTAGGCTCTGACTTCGCAAGCGCGACGCTATCGGATACCTTCGACGCATGGCTGCTGAAGCCCGCAAAGATCTGATCCTGGTCGATGGATCCGGCTACGTTTTTCGCGCGTTTTTCGCGTTGCCGCAGCTCAACAACTCGCGCGGGATGCCGACCAACGCCGTGTACGGTTTCATCCGGATGCTGCTGAAGCTGCTCAAGGAAGAACGGCCGACGCATATCGGTGTCGTATTCGATTCGCCCAAGCGCACCTTCCGCGACGATCTCTTCGCCGACTACAAGGCCAATCGCGCCGAGGCGCCGAACGACCTCGTCGTCCAGATTCCGTTCATTCATCGCGCGGTCGAAGCGTTCCGCATCAAGAGCATCGTGCGCGAGGGCTACGAGGCTGACGATGTGATCGGCACGCTCGCGGCGCGCGCAGTCAAATCGCACTTCGCGACGACGATCATCACGGCTGACAAGGACTTCATGCAGATCGTCGGCCCGCATATCACGCTCTGGGACACCATGCGCGATCGCCGTATCGCAGCGCGCGACGTGCGCGATCGCTTCGGCGTCGAGCCGTCCGCGCTCGTCGACATCCAGGCGCTGACGGGAGACTCGATCGACAATGTCAAAGGCGTGCCGGGCGTCGGCGAGAAAACCGCGTGCGCGCTGATCCAGAAATTCGGCAGTATCAAGGAGCTTTACGCGCATCTCGACCAGATCGAGGAAGCTGGAATCCGTGGCGCAAAAAAAGTTGCGGGCCTCCTCGCCGAGCATCGTCAGGCCGTCGACCTCGCGCTGAAGCTGGTGAAAATCGAAACGGCGATGCCGCTCGACATCGAGCCCGACATGCTTTTGTGGCCCGGTATCGACGAGCCCGCCGTGGCCGAGCTCATACGGGAGCTGGAATTCAACTCGCTGATGCAGGAAATCGCGCCGTCACAGGCCGAACTGCCGATGGGCACGACATCGAGCGAAGTCATCGTCACGGCCGCGGACCTGCCCTCCGTCATCATGAAGCTCGGCGCGTGCGATCGCCTCGGATTCGATCTCACGCTGAGCCCGATTGGCGAGGCGCGCCTGCAAATCGCAGGCGGCGGCGAGAGCTACACCTTCGAGCAGGGGCTCATCGGCAAAACCGCCGAGCTGCTGGCGAACCAAAAGCAGCCGAAGGCCGTACATGATCTGAAAGCTCATCTGCTGCGCCTGAAGCGCTACGGCGTGCGTCCGGCGGGCGTGGATTTCGACACGATGATCGCGGCGTTCCTCATCAACGCGGGCAAGCCCGAACCCACGATAACCGACCTCTACCACGAGTATCTGGCGCCGCTCGGTACTCGCGCGATTCCCGGCAGCAATGCCGAAGTCGTTGCCGCGCTACAAGCTCCGCTCAGCGCGCGACTCGAAGCTGACGGACTCGCAAAGCTGTTTCACGAAATCGAGATGCCGATTGCGCTTATCCTCAACGAAATGGAGGCGCTCGGCATCGCCGTCGATCGCGAGGCGCTCGCGACGATCTCGCGCGAGTTCGACGAGGAGGTGAAGCGGCTCGAACGCGAGTGCTACGACGCCGCCGGCCGCACCTTCAACCTCAACTCGCCGATCCAGCTCCGCGAAATTCTATTCGATCACCTGAAGCTCGCGACCAAAGGGCTCAAGAAGACCAAGAGCGGCTATTCGACTGATGCCGACACGCTCGAAAAGCTGGCGGCCGCGCATCCGATGCCGCGAAAGCTCATCGAGTACCGCGTCATCGCCAAGTTGAAATCGACTTATGCTGATGCGCTCTCATCTCTCATCGCAACTGATGGCCGCGTACATACGACGTTTCATCAGGCCAACACAGCGACGGGTCGAGTGAGCTCGAGCGATCCGAACCTCCAGAACATCCCGACGCGCTCGGTCGAGGGCCGGCGTATCCGGCGGGCATTCGTGCCAGCGCCCGGCTATGTCCTGCTGTCTGTCGATTACTCGCAAATCGATCTTCGCGTATTGGCGCATCTTTCGGGCGACGAGACGCTTGTCAGCGCATTCCGCGAGGGCGAGGATATCCACGCTCGCACCGCCAGCGAACTGCTCGGCGTTTCACGCGACAATGTCGATGCGGAAGCACGTCGGGTGGCAAAAACCATCAACTTCGGGATCATTTACGGGATGGGCCCGCAACGGCTCGCGGCCCAGCTCGGGATTGCGCTCGCTGACGCATCCGACTACATCAAGCGCTATTTCGAGCGACTCCCCGGGATTCGGGTGTTTATGGATGAAACCGTGCGGCGGGCGCGCGAGACCGGCTACGTCACGACGATGTACGGGCGGCGGCGCTATGTACCCGAGATAAACGCCGGCCCGGGAGGTGCGAGGGCGCAGGCGGAAAGAATCGCGATCAATACGCCGATCCAGGGCAGTGCTGCCGACCTTATCAAGATCGCGATGATCCGCGTCGATGCCGAATTCAAGAAGCAGGAGCTGGATTCACGCCTCTTGCTGCAAGTTCACGATGAGCTTTTGATAGAGGTTCGCAAAGAACGATTGCAGGAAGCTGCCGCGCTCGCAAAACGCGAGATGGAGGGAGTGGCAGAAATGAAGGTGCCGCTGCGCGCCGACGTCAAATCGGGTTCCAACTGGGCCGAAATGGACCGGGAATCATGAAAATTCCCTTGAATTTCGGACCCTTCAACTGCGTCTATTCGAATTGAGAAACCCCGGCCGCCAGGACGGCGACGAAGCCGAGCTCATCGAACGGGCCCTCAAAGGCGATTCCGGCGCCTTCGGCCAGTTGGTTGAGCGTTATCAGCGACGCGTCGTCGGCGTGGCGATGGCCGTGGTACACAATCAGGACGATGCAATCGAGCTCGCACAGGAAGCCTTCATCAGGGCCTATGAGAACCTGTCCAAGTTCGAATCACGATCAAGTTTCTCGACCTGGCTTTATCGCATCGCAGCAAATCTCGCGATCGATTTTCTGCGCCGCGAGGGACGCCACGTCGTTTTGCGCGGTGAAGAAGCCGACACTGAATTCAATCGACTGCCCAGCGA
This portion of the Candidatus Binataceae bacterium genome encodes:
- a CDS encoding DUF4340 domain-containing protein translates to MSFRNTIIALAVLIVIGGYALYVGKFSQPAEQTQKLMKIDSADIAKIDLKYPDREIQLERKKGGTWMITRPIGADADQTAANNLARAIADCQLVKTVDDKPADLAPFGLVNPNSTVTITTFDGKTLPGIEIGKTTPIGFNAYIKTTDKPAVMLTQAAFQSGMNKTLSELRDRDLMTFKAEDVQKLELIKDDGTTIEIDRNGDNWKIVKPAPYKADDTVVREAISELVNAKVADFITDTPSDVAKFGLEKPHATITVYLKDGTQQSLLFGFKQTESGKDGIYVRRGERAPVYTVHEYVMSGVNRSLLDFRDKTVFAFDPAAVDSINVKETNEQFTIKRAPGGKWEITAGGKTSPGDVADVERFLDQIRDLKGNSIVADPMPSFMPFGMNAPAIDIALSGKDGRPLGEIKLSKISVTPTSAPAPGEQAGPRTDYYATSSAGKAVYSVSDYYFTQLNRPARLLMEQTAAASPAASSSAK
- a CDS encoding Gldg family protein, whose product is MRRSSALYGILGLVLLSFGLIDYFISAGFKLFVWANVVAGVFALILWIMSSYSDLASLAGSRSTRYGLNALLYSIVFILILCAINYLGSLHHSRIDLTSEKVYSLSSQSVSVVKNLQKPLKLYGFFQGGESPQARDIYDMYAYASPKVTFEMVDPDKHPELAERYKVSVMGTTHLQYGGDEGDGTNVTDLSEEALTNAIVRVTRSTKKVIAFLDGHGEADIDSNDDPTGYGSIRKDLEGEGYEVRKLLLASQPKVADDINLLAIAGPVKPLLPHEIDALTEYLKRGGRVLVTLRPQRPDQPIDETALIKLLGDWGVTVDNDIIVDQVVRLFAGPELGLNPMVHSYGVHPITKDFTQQTVFPMARSIGAQSKLPDGLTVTSLAKTSDSSWGETDLDTLFRQQKAQLDAKDIRGPLTVAEAVEADLDAMKAGKGDAKIVVIGSTDFANNQYGTTFYNRDFFINSTDWLSGEENQISIRPRSIRASRFRLTVDQFAIVFALAVLLLPELLLIAGIAVWWERRN
- a CDS encoding ABC transporter permease subunit, which encodes MKNAITIAGKELAGYFVQPVAYVVMSVFLLLGGFFFFNMLRYFEVMLNAYTAMQNPQVLARLNLNSAVIEPLLHNLAIVLVILVPAITMRSFAEEKRTGTYELLLTAPVRTGEIVAGKFIAAAVFMLIMIGLAGIFPLILVMFGNPEVGVMMAGYIGLALLSITFVSVGLFTSSLTQNQIIAAISCFGILLLLYVISWPAQAGGSQFGDLLRYLSLPDHFGQMVSGIVDTRDLIYFASVITVALFLTQRAVESVRWR
- a CDS encoding ABC transporter ATP-binding protein; protein product: MIEVKNLVKSYGNFVAVKGISFKAESGSILGFLGPNGAGKTTTMRIITGFMPATSGTVLIDGLDIFSNSLAARAKIGYLPENPPLYTDMRVEAYLRFVARLRGVSKSKVDAALDHVLNVCGLTDMAGRICGQLSKGYRQRVGLAQALIHDPPVLVLDEPTIGLDPRQIHEIRGLIHELAGNRTVVLSTHILPEVSQICDKVVIIADGHVVLQEYLAQLPAGTSLEDVFLHAIAKEGHAESGSAEETLEEVGAGHT
- the polA gene encoding DNA polymerase I, translated to MAAEARKDLILVDGSGYVFRAFFALPQLNNSRGMPTNAVYGFIRMLLKLLKEERPTHIGVVFDSPKRTFRDDLFADYKANRAEAPNDLVVQIPFIHRAVEAFRIKSIVREGYEADDVIGTLAARAVKSHFATTIITADKDFMQIVGPHITLWDTMRDRRIAARDVRDRFGVEPSALVDIQALTGDSIDNVKGVPGVGEKTACALIQKFGSIKELYAHLDQIEEAGIRGAKKVAGLLAEHRQAVDLALKLVKIETAMPLDIEPDMLLWPGIDEPAVAELIRELEFNSLMQEIAPSQAELPMGTTSSEVIVTAADLPSVIMKLGACDRLGFDLTLSPIGEARLQIAGGGESYTFEQGLIGKTAELLANQKQPKAVHDLKAHLLRLKRYGVRPAGVDFDTMIAAFLINAGKPEPTITDLYHEYLAPLGTRAIPGSNAEVVAALQAPLSARLEADGLAKLFHEIEMPIALILNEMEALGIAVDREALATISREFDEEVKRLERECYDAAGRTFNLNSPIQLREILFDHLKLATKGLKKTKSGYSTDADTLEKLAAAHPMPRKLIEYRVIAKLKSTYADALSSLIATDGRVHTTFHQANTATGRVSSSDPNLQNIPTRSVEGRRIRRAFVPAPGYVLLSVDYSQIDLRVLAHLSGDETLVSAFREGEDIHARTASELLGVSRDNVDAEARRVAKTINFGIIYGMGPQRLAAQLGIALADASDYIKRYFERLPGIRVFMDETVRRARETGYVTTMYGRRRYVPEINAGPGGARAQAERIAINTPIQGSAADLIKIAMIRVDAEFKKQELDSRLLLQVHDELLIEVRKERLQEAAALAKREMEGVAEMKVPLRADVKSGSNWAEMDRES
- a CDS encoding sigma-70 family RNA polymerase sigma factor; the protein is MRNPGRQDGDEAELIERALKGDSGAFGQLVERYQRRVVGVAMAVVHNQDDAIELAQEAFIRAYENLSKFESRSSFSTWLYRIAANLAIDFLRREGRHVVLRGEEADTEFNRLPSDQGDSFKETSRTELSARLHDALGELTAEHRAVILLREVEGLSYDEISEVLQVPRGTVMSRLHYARGKLRAILKDLSGE